In Candidatus Accumulibacter cognatus, the genomic window GGTGATCAAGGCCACCAACTGTGTCATCGCCGGTTCGCCGACGCTGTTTCCGCCGCGTCCGCCCGAGATGCCGTGCATCCGTTGCGGCGCCTGTGCCGAAGTCTGTCCGCACGAACTGCAACCATTCGAGTTGTACTGGTTCGCGCGCGCCAGGAACTTCGGCAAGACGCAGGAGTATCATCTCTTCGACTGTATCGAATGTGGCTGCTGCAGCTATGTTTGCCCGTCGCACATTCCGCTGGTGCAGTACTTTCGTTTTGCCAAGAGTGAAATCTGGTCGCGCGAGCGCGAGAAACAGGCTGCCGAAGCTGCCAAGGCCCGCTTCGAACTGCGCAATGCACGGGCCGAGCGGGAACAGGCCGAGAAGGCCGAACGCCTGGCCCGGGCCGCCACTACCAGGAGCAGCGAACGCAAGCCGGCCAGCGTCGCGGCGAGCCCGCCGGTCGCGGTCTCGGAACCGGGCGTTGCCAGTGCCGTTGCTAGCGAGCCGGCCATTGCCCCCACTCCGGTCGATGCCGATGCGCTGAAGAAAGCGACCATCGTCGCGGCGATGGAACGTGCCCGCGCCCAGCGCGCTGCCGTACAGCCGAGAAATACCGAACAACTCACTCCTCAGCAGCAGCGCGAAATCGCCGCCATCGAGGCGCGCCGCGCCAACCTGCAAGCCGAGTCGCCGCCGGACGCAGTGAACCAACCGCGGCGGGCAGCGGAATGATGGCGTTCTCGACGCCCCCTTATGTGCTCGGGCCAGGCAGCGTGCGGCGGGTGATGCTGCAGGTGCTGATCGGCCTGTTGCCAGGCATTGCCGCTTATATCTGGCTACTCGGCGCGAGCATCGTCTTGCAGTTGTTGATCGCCACGGTCGCCGCGCTGGCTGGAGAAGCGCTGATGCTCTGGCTGCGCGGCAAGCCGCAAGGACTGTTCTTGAGCGATGGCAGTGCGGTCGTCACCGCCTGGCTGATTGCCCTGGCCTTTCCACCGCTGGCGCCGTGGTGGTTGATCGTCGGCGGCACGCTGTTCGCGATCGTCGTTGCCAAGCACCTCTACGGCGGGCTCGGTCAGAATCCTTTCAATCCGGCGATGATCGCCTTTGCCGTGTGCATCGTTTCGTTTCCGGCCCTGATGTCGCAATGGCCGGCACTCGGCCTCAAACTGACCCTGGTCGAGCAGCTCAAGTTTATTGCCGGTCTCATCCCGCGCATCGACGTGATGAGTGGAGCAACTCCGCTTGACGCGCTCAAGACGGCCCTGAAACTCGGCGAGGGCACGGTCGACGTGCCGACCCTTCTGGCGACGCAGGAGGTTTTCGGGAACTTCGCAGGGCGTGGCTGGGAATGGGTCTCGGTCGGCTATCTCGTCGGCGGTCTGTGGCTGTGGCAGAAGAAGATCATCAGCTGGCAGGCGCCGCTCGGTTTCCTCGGCAGCCTGTTTTTGCTGGCCGCTGTGCTCTGGATCTGGAGCCCGCAGCAGTTCGCCAATCCGTTCTTCCACCTGTTCTCCGGCGGCAGCATGCTGGGTGCCTTCTTCATCGTCACCGATCCGGTTTCCGGGTCGACGACCAGCCGGGGCAAACTGATCTTCGGCTTTGCCGCCGGTGTGCTGGCCTACCTCATCCGCGTTTTCGGCGGCTACCCTGACGGCATCGCCTTTGCCGTGCTGCTGATGAATCTCTGTGTACCACTGATCGACATGTACACACAGCCACCGATCTTCGGGATGAAGAACGAGCGATGAAACTTCTGCACAGGACACCCAGTGCGACCAGGATGGCGATGCGCACGGCGGTCATCCTGCTGATCTTCGTGGTGGTGTTCACCAGCCTGCTGGCAGCCGTTTTCCTGTGGACCCGGCCGGCGATCGAGGCCGCCGCCGCCGAGGAAAAAATGAAGCTGATCAGCGAGGTGCTGCCGCGCGAACTCTACGATAACGACTTGCTGAGCGACCGTTTACAACTGCCGCCCGACCCCGCACTGGGTGCCGACGAGGCGTCGACTGCCTACCTGGCACGGCGGGCTGGTCAGGCCAGTGCGCTGGTCTTCGAAGCGGTGGCTCCCGATGGTTATTCCGGAAAGATCCGCCTGTTGATCGCCGTCACCGCCGACGGCACGCTGCTCGGCGTGCGCGTGACCCAACACAAGGAGACACCGGGCCTGGGCGACTACATCGACCCAAGGAAGGACCGGAACAAGGAGCATCCGTGGATCCGTCAGTTCGACGGCCTCTCGTTGGCAACGGTCGCCGACCGCGAGTGGCGGGTCAAAAAGGACAGCGGACGTTTCGACTCGATTGTCGGGGCAACGATCACGCCACGCGCCGTGATCAAGGCGG contains:
- a CDS encoding RnfABCDGE type electron transport complex subunit D, yielding MAFSTPPYVLGPGSVRRVMLQVLIGLLPGIAAYIWLLGASIVLQLLIATVAALAGEALMLWLRGKPQGLFLSDGSAVVTAWLIALAFPPLAPWWLIVGGTLFAIVVAKHLYGGLGQNPFNPAMIAFAVCIVSFPALMSQWPALGLKLTLVEQLKFIAGLIPRIDVMSGATPLDALKTALKLGEGTVDVPTLLATQEVFGNFAGRGWEWVSVGYLVGGLWLWQKKIISWQAPLGFLGSLFLLAAVLWIWSPQQFANPFFHLFSGGSMLGAFFIVTDPVSGSTTSRGKLIFGFAAGVLAYLIRVFGGYPDGIAFAVLLMNLCVPLIDMYTQPPIFGMKNER
- the rsxG gene encoding electron transport complex subunit RsxG, with product MKLLHRTPSATRMAMRTAVILLIFVVVFTSLLAAVFLWTRPAIEAAAAEEKMKLISEVLPRELYDNDLLSDRLQLPPDPALGADEASTAYLARRAGQASALVFEAVAPDGYSGKIRLLIAVTADGTLLGVRVTQHKETPGLGDYIDPRKDRNKEHPWIRQFDGLSLATVADREWRVKKDSGRFDSIVGATITPRAVIKAVHKALHYVAENRRQLFATGGGK